The genomic stretch GCCAACGCTTAAACTTGGGGCACAGCAAATTTTGAGAGCCATTCCCTGTCAATCATTTATTTCTTTTTGGACAGCTTGCTGTATGAATAGATATTTGTTTTACTAATTTTTCATACCTTTATCACGTAAAACCCATAAAGCTATGGAAAGCATTTTCGTAAAAGGAACCTCACAATATCCAGAAGTTAACTTGGATAAGAGTTCCGGCAGGTTTGAATTTTTTGGGAATTCCATTCCGGAAGATGCTAAAGAGTTTTTTAGCCCAATTTTTGACTGGTGGGATGAATATGTCCAGCACCCCAATTCCATTACTGAAGTAACCTTTAGAATGAGTTACTACAATACCCCCTCCTCCAAAATGTTTTTCCACATTCTAAAAAAGTTAGAAACACTGAAACAATCTGGAGCAACAGTAAAGGTAAAGTGGTTTTTTACTGAAGATGATATTGATATGCGCGATGCAGGCTACGATTTTGCCGAAAACATTGCCCTCCCCATTGAGCTAATTCCCATTCCAGAGGAAGAATAATCATTTAAAGAAAAAAGAGGGCTGAAATTCAGCCC from Williamwhitmania sp. encodes the following:
- a CDS encoding DUF1987 domain-containing protein, yielding MESIFVKGTSQYPEVNLDKSSGRFEFFGNSIPEDAKEFFSPIFDWWDEYVQHPNSITEVTFRMSYYNTPSSKMFFHILKKLETLKQSGATVKVKWFFTEDDIDMRDAGYDFAENIALPIELIPIPEEE